The Bacillus xiapuensis genome window below encodes:
- a CDS encoding RNA-binding S4 domain-containing protein produces MRLDKFLKVSRIIKRRTLAKEVADQGRITINGIAAKASSNVKVGDELSIRLGQRLLTVRVERLQETTKKEEAAGMYQLLKEERVNE; encoded by the coding sequence ATGAGACTGGACAAGTTTTTAAAAGTATCAAGAATTATCAAAAGAAGAACATTGGCCAAGGAAGTCGCCGATCAGGGAAGAATCACGATCAACGGCATTGCCGCCAAGGCAAGCTCCAATGTGAAGGTAGGGGATGAGCTGTCCATTCGTTTAGGGCAGCGCCTGCTTACTGTTCGCGTGGAGCGATTGCAAGAAACAACTAAGAAGGAGGAAGCGGCGGGAATGTACCAGCTGCTGAAGGAAGAAAGAGTTAACGAATAA